DNA from Choristoneura fumiferana chromosome 6, NRCan_CFum_1, whole genome shotgun sequence:
TAAAATCTGATAAGATCGACTGCGACTACTACCTCATTGGTAAAAGTCAACATAGTTTTACCAATCAAATACAGAGGTTAAAATTGTATAGGGTctcaaaaatatattgaaaactGAACGACGTTTAGTTTTACAGCTCAACGGACAATCTGTCAATTTTAGATATATACAAACATTTTAACCGGAGCTCCTCAACGCGTCCTCATAGCTCTAAATGTCCGGGatctaaataaaatgatatGTAACTGTCAGTTAGAACATACATATCTACGTCATTCATAATATGTACACAAAATTAATTAAcgaaatgtataaaataattgGAAGGAATTTCTTCTTAAACACGAAATAAATATGACTTTGTTGAGTTGTAAGTACGCGGCTTGCGCAGACCGCTCAGTTCCATTCACGACACAGCTCTGCTTAAATGCGACGTCTTTCGCTTCTCTACGACACAACAGACATAAAGAGGGCTTTGAGATATTTTATGTCACGTTCGGAGTTGGTTAATAGCTAAACGAGCCAATCTCAAGCAAGACGCCAAATAAACCTcactatactaacgccatctagttcCACTGGTCAGAAAACCCTAAGAAATCAACAACatgataataaaaattaaaaaacttggCCAAGCACTTCCGTGCACTGAAACACTTTTCTTAACTGGACTCATTAGATTTTTTAAAGACGCTATTGTCTCTGATGGTGGAGAGCCatatctttttttaaactaactaaAGCACACTCGCTAAgacgaactttcgcatttaactTATCCAGTGTCGTAGAAAAGCGAAAGCCGCCCCCTAGCGGTAGCACGACACTAACCTATATAATCTAGTGGTCGGGGGTACAGCTAGGCATCGCTAGCAGCAGAGGGCTGTTTGATGAGAGTGTCAACTTCTCTGCTGGCCTGGCTCTTCAGTTTATGCTTCTCAGTTTTGACCTCGTGGGTGGTCCGCTCGTGTTTGTCGTGCTTGTCGTGCTTGTCGTGGCCAGCCTCGACGGTGCTGACGCCGTTCTTGTGCGCGGGGGCGGGGTGCTCCTCGCGGTATTTGCGACGGAACCAGTGGAGGAAGATGCATCTGGGGACAGAGAGGGggtaaattttagttttagatatattattaaccgctggggcaaacgagttcttgagtggagaccgcgaatcggcaagcgtggcgtaggacgccctcagactaggtggagcgatgatcttcgcaggttagctggcaagaactggatgagactggccgaggatcgtgctcagtggcgtgcaactggagaggcctatgtccagcagtggactaagataggccgatgatgatgatgatgatgatatatatgtttttaatttagtctGTCATTGAATTTCAGTGTCCTGggtgaaaaaatattaggtattctATTTattcagtcacaatttttttcttttgttagttaaacagaaaattacaaagatgaagcgcgtcaaagttcgggggGGGGGGACCATGACGTCAtgccgtgcgacactttttagccccccactcccaaactttgacgcggaactttaactggctttataggtatatataaaataaatatgttcatCATTTTAAGGATTCCGGATTCCggacctcaaaaggaaaaaacggaagcCGTAtgggatcactttttgtccgtctgtctgtcaagaccctttttctccggaacgcgtggaggtatcaagctgaaatttatatcaaatactgaggtctactgtcccttggagctgtgaaaaaatcaaacttcttagccaacgcaatcaaaagatgcagccgtttatgctgcaaatttctgcaaattttcgaaactcgcaagggaatcataacctacagggtacttcccgtgaactcagaatcttgaaatttagtatgaaggtagctattataacacaacaaactagaaaagtctgtaaatcttgattttttatgtctgtctgtaaatatcaatgaccagtATAATCTGAcctcacactgcgtacattttgcttaagagtagggctctgcatacactggatgtattaaatcaggGGTCGCCAAACTACGGCCCGCACAAATTCACAATAAGTGCagtgtggcccttgagtcaaTAAGTTTAAAGACACTGTATTAAATCACTCAGAAAaatcgagaaatatcttcaagacacgaattcaaatttagcattaaaattgagcgtccccctcccctctaaaatctaaaccggtgggtagaaaaattaaaaaaaatcaggatgttattaagagtaagtatatcaaactttcaaggaaaactataacggctaagtttgcttgataattattagttgtttatgagtaaatagcagcctaaggtataaaatatatctaaacttggaaaattccgtatgaaatacgaaatccttagaaaaatattacttatttttttcgtaatggctatggaaccctattttgggcgtgtccgacacgctcttggccggttttttatcaaTTAACAAAAGGCGGAAAGCAGTCATGAGTAGTGTTGCCATATAAGTCCGATTGAACAACAGGACCACCTTAGAAAAAGTGAAatacatacatgagattgacttctgtacctttCTGTTTTGCGACATAGGTCATAAAatcactagaccaccacggcttgcaATGACGTCACGATAATGAATCTGTAACTATGAAACAGTAGACACGTCGTCAGATATTCAAATTACAGACCAAGACCAAGTTCTTTACAAGTTTGCCCATTCTCCCTTAAATGACATGAACGCTTTCTGAAAAGCAGGAATGAATACCAAAATTCAAAAGGCCCTATTTTCCGACAAAATCTCCGTCTTAAATCTTCAAGTAAATAAGACAAAGAAATCTTTTCATCGCGTCTCTTGAGGGATCGCCTGTCAGTTTGAATGGTCACTTCTTTGTGCTCTTTTAGCCAATCgccgtatatattttttatgtgaatctCCGATGGATTTTCCATAGGTTTTTCATCGGTATGTATAAGAAACCAGTAATAGTATCTTAGGTAGGACGGACTAAGGAAGTTACATTTAATAGTTTATAATATGGAAAACTTTTaaactatatttattattatatttaagtattatcatttttattaaatttttaattacttattatatcgatgaactaaaagaatttgctcacccgcgaccttatgatagctgaattgatgagctctggttgagttcgaaacgcgtcagtgtagtgtggtggtggtgatagatggttttgtgtgatttgtgtgtgttcttacagtgtggaggtggaggaactgcatgaacacgcatatcttgcataaacttagctatcataaggtcgcgggtgagcaaagaaattattttatttcattgatatggacctccgcaaagtagtttatttaatattttttttcctgttcCGATATCTAATCACTTTTAGTCGGGgcattttcgtaaaaaatatttaactttttttttctattgagAATAACTTGGCACCGTCctgggtttaatttttttttttgcggcATTCAATGATTTCTGTCTTCCAAATGCGCTTTTGTATTAGaaatgataaaacatgtttataGGGTATACATATATGGTTCTCACATGATGGATATGAAAACTAATTTAGGGCAAAGGGAGGTGCAGGGAGAGCAGCAATTTAGCACTTTGcgctatttattacttattcaacattatagttttagttttagtaagAGTATTAACCCTCTTCTGACTTAAGACAGCAACATTTCTCTTTAACGTACCTGCACATATACTGTCACCCATATAGACTCAGAAACTTCGACACCCATagatacatacacacactcacacgcgCACTCAcacatttacacacacacacacataattttattaattattaatttttccttttcttaataaaaatgtttcagttTACTTAGTAGCTACTTGGATATACGTAGTTTACTCTATTAGCTCGCATACGTGACGAACACTGACTTGCAAGATACGGGCCTTGCCTAGTTTGTGAGTCAGGATTCAACTTATTTAATTGTACTATGTTTAACCTAAGTTGTCTTTTTCTCTGTAATTGTTCAttcctctcttgtgcaattttgtcttattgaataaagattttattattattattattattactagctgATGCACAATGGAATGTTTCATATTGTCTTTAACTACCAGTGTTAAAGATTTGAACTTGACCTTTATTAGGTTCTTTTTACGCCGACTGTACCACAACATAGCGTGTAACTCTAACAGttgacaaacaaataaattcacTTCGTAACTCATAACATAACTATAAGAATAAGGTTTTCTTTGGCATAGTACCTATCCAAACTTACTGGGCCGGCAGATATTGCTGTCCATCTGTCATGCCCGTCAATATTTCAAGATGGCGGCGTGCCAAGCCTCAGGGCTGCCAACCCAGCTCGTGAATAAATTGAATGATCTATCTATTACTCCAGTAAAAGTACTCAAGAGAAATATtgctaatttaattacattgcggcgctcgattacATATATAcacatcctagcctatatatgtcctgctgggcataggcctcctctgagaataaGAGAGCTTGGGGCGCTCGATTGACTACTACAAACTCTTTACCTcgaaatgtaatgcaacttgctcgATTTTTCTTGCTTGTCTAAACTGGAAATAGATAGATCTAAGCAcagaactataataataatataagcaaCGTAAAAAAAGTcaaccgaattgataatttctcctttttaacccccgtcgcaaaaagaggggtgttatacgtttgacaacaatgtctgtctgtctatctgtttgtctgtggcatcatagttCTAAAgcggatggactgatttcgatgcagttttttatgtaaaagcgaattttattttatttatgtttcattaaaatcggttcaggcgTTTTTGAAATGTTGAAccttgaaatgacaatgtcgagggCTGTCGAgggtttttcaaaatttctaaGTTGGATAGATTATTTCACACCATTATTGCAACAACGACGTAaatgcaatataaaaaaaaatcgcagcGTTTAGCATCattaagttataaaaaaaatgcatttatgtCGTTGTTGCAATAGAGGTGCGATTTAGTAACTTTACAATACTTACGGCCTGTTTCACAACtctttgatacattttatttgacagataaatgtaatgccgcctgtctccgtctattcggagAAAAAAGAGACGGCaacacagatatctgtcacataaaatgaaTCAGTGAATGGCGAAACAGAGAGGGAcagaatcataaaaaaatacgtaacagATGGCAACCCTGGATGTATTAATTAAAGCGTCGTGAAGTATTTCCCAGAAGAACAGTTGACGATAGGTTGACGATAAAGTACAATTCGTATTCCGCTGAAATGGTTCGGCGGAAGTGAATTCGTGGACACACTGTGCTTAGGGTTGCCATGTCTTGAAACCGAAAAGCCAGACATACAGCCAGTTTAGCTGGACATTTGCGTAAAAAGGCTGGACACacctttaattttaaaaataaactaagattggtttttggagtctttttgtattttttatttcaactccaaattttgttacttttacgatcattccgtaaaatccatatcgaaaatacagacTGAATTataaatacacagaaaaaccagaaagagaccagcactgggaatcgaaaccaggtcctcagcattcggcgccgcgtgccatacccctacaccaccactgggcaggagtacagacacgaatttctcctatgcaccacatatctcagcttgtttgtttatttagtcACATAAGCAGCatcactagcgacatctatgttttaagccctcatcgagaaactcgataaaaataaattaacctaATAATTTTATGCATTCATTCtaatactttacttttttttcttaatgtttTGATTAATCACGTCATTAGATAAATtagaaaacaaatttaaaaaactatggTACATACCTAGGTAGGGTCATCATTATTGTACCCGATTTCGTCACAGTGTACAGGGTGTGGCCTGTCACTGgagcaaataataaaagcaTAATCGTACCTACTCTTCAAAAGGAACGATATTGTGTATTGTGATATTActttagcgacttttaaaaataatcattttttcaTTTCTATTAAATTTTATAGTTTATTATGGCTTACATtgataacattatttaatttgtatgataaagggaaaatctaaagattccattatttttaagtcgctgaactaattttgtcCAGTCTgtcgagtacgatctatgttttaattatttgctacaGGCCACAACCGGTTTGTACTACATATCTACATAATGGAAAATTTCGTGCTCATTGTAATCGGTCCGAATTTTAGGTGGGACAATAAtgtgaaatttattaatatcaagaTATTGTTCagtgttaatttattattcatttaaaattgaattttgccgccctctaaATGTGCCGCCAGGGGAGCGGGGCCTCGCCCCAAATACACGCTACGCCACTCTCTTCATGATCCCCTAGTACCTGAGGATACATCCCAGCACGCCGGTGCTCATGAGGATGGCGCCGGTGCCCATGAGATAGTACCGGTGCTGCGCCGCCTCCGCGCCTGGCGACAGTTGCACCACGCCCACCACCAGGATCACGATGCCCAGCAGTAACGTGCCCACCACCGCGTGGAGGGCTAGTAGCTGGAATAGAAAATACCAGGAGATTAGAAGCGGGAAAGAGTCATAGAAACCGATGAAGCGACACAAGGATAATGAAAGCataggccctatactacgaagtgcaaaattggaaATTCGTACTTCACCTGCCCGCTGActctattatttaatacgagagtgagagggacggtacgatacgaacttctattttcgaatttcgtagtagcccctcatgATCACGATGCCCAGCACCGCGTGGAGGGCTAGTAGCTGGAATAGGAAATACCAGGAGATTAGAAGCGGGAAAGAGTCCTTCACAAAAAACGTTGAAGGGACAATAAAGTAATGCAACCCTCACACTGTTTGCGAAGCTCTCGACGAAGTACTCGGGAAAGTTGACCGAAGTACCGAGTACCGACCGACGAAGTAAGACGAAGTGCCTCTCCACTCCACACTATAGTATTCGCCTAACCTCGTTCAATTTGGCGAGCTGTGTGGAGCTAGCTTAACTAGGGTCACAATCACAAAGCCCAGTATAGggtaggtagtcattcacgatgacgcgtgccgtgattcttattacaatgtcattttgacaaaatcacgcgtcttcgtggattgGTACAAATAAAACTTTTGCTGTCATATTGGAACAGTTCCTTACCTTCCCACAAATGTAGTCAGTGAGCAGTCTCGGTCCATGGTCGGGGGAGGGGGTGGGCTCGCCCTCCCCGGGCCGCCCCAGCTGCAGCGGCAGCTGCGaaggccgccgcccgccgccacgCTTCTCGCCCCGTCTCCGCTCATGACGCACCGCCACTGCTGGCATAGCACCAATCATCTTCGCTGTGAACATTCGTGTCAGTTAGAGATTCGAGCGACCGACGGCGGCAACTACATAGTTGGCCTAGAGCTTAACGCCGATTGCCCACGAGTTTACGACATGTTCacttacatttgatatttttttatttttatttttattcgactggatggcaacgacaatccagatggtaagagatcaccaccgtaaACATCTACAACATCAGGGGTTTTGCAGATATGCCAACCTAGACATGGGATACCTCAATAGTAATTTCACTTTTGAAAACATAGTGTAACTTATATGGTTAGCAATATTAGGTCCTACCtgcaaatattaataatttaatatacttacatttaatataataataattattattatttgatataaTATGTAACTTGCTCCTTTttctatccagtcgaataaaaaaaaacataggtacatttgatataatataatatgtacctaacTTACATTTaatcgacgaccggatggtcaagtggttagagaacctgactacgaagcttgaggtcccgggttcgattcccggccggggcagatatttgtatgaataattcgaatgtttgttctcgggtcttggatgtttaatatgtatttaaatatttatttgtctatataagtatgtttatccgttgcctagtatccatagtacaagctttgcttagtttgggactaggtcaattggtgtcaagtgtcccatgatatttatttatttatttaatataacttacatttgatataattcgaTTTAGTCAAGAAATATACTTCACaaggattttgtattgtattttgtaatctttatttattatacttacacAAAACGCATAAAAATCATAGCTTACATTGAGAGATCGATGTGTAAAGGCGAAGTTATCAAATTAatggatctcttccagttaacctttattattattatttatattagatATTGTATGCATTGTATATATTTGAtcaggttaggtttattttggTGTTGGTGCAAACGTAGGGGAAGATGGCGAACGCTGCAAACTTCTGATACCCTAGTAGGGCTGCGCGGGGGTGAGAACTCACTACTCACTCGGTCCTACACAGCGGGCAGGAGGCTCAGATAGTATCGACCCTTCTCTCTGGTGCGGTTCCCCCAGCGCGAAGGGCTGAGGCCATAGCGGAACGTTCTGCTTGAATATTCGCGATCCCATGGCGCTCCTATGTCCATAACGGCAGCGTGAACAAATGCCGATGCAATTTTTTTAGTGGATTTGTGCGCTAAAGTGTGAGCCCTGTCCATTCCACTATGGCAGGGTTCGCAAGGCCGCGAACCCTAGGGGTTGACATTCAACGGCAGGGGTCGCGAAAAACACGTAATGGTCGCGTGAGACTAGGCAAGTGCCGCCACATAGCGCGCGATGATTCATCGTTATAGTCAATTGTATTTTCTATCAATGGTTAGGGTAGGATTTAATTAGTTAAGGGGTTCGCTTCActaaactttaacaggggtacgtggagccgaaagtttgagaaaccctgcactATGGCCTTCCAGGCCGTAAGTTGCGTGAAGCATTTCCACGTCGCAAAAACACAAGGTTAGGTAGCTAAACAACCGCAGAAAGTTTACTTCTCGAGTAAATCGAATTATATCAATTGtattattatatcaaatgaTTTTACATGTAGGAATTATATAACTCGGTTTTTTAGCCGTAAGCGTGCTGTAGGGTAATAGCGTATGAGCTTATAATGTGAATCAAAACTATTGTGAAATAACTCTTCTTCGGGCAAAAAGTCAGTTCGGGTCAAGAAGCGTGGAATGCTCTATGTCATATTTTTATAGCAATATTAACGACGTAATATTTTAACAGCTGATATAGAGCATCCATGGAGCGAGCACCTTATGCTTTTTTCACATTCCTATTTTTCTGAATCAGCGTCATCAGAACATGTCCATTGTTGAGCAAAGGCCAAAAGgtttagaacaccacaatgaccGACGATTCTCCACTTGCTTCCACGAGGCcctcgcaactctcacgatgtcgtcagcccacctagtgggaggcccgccaacgcttcgtcttccgtttCGTGGTTGCCACGGTTATCGGTTCATCGAGCCatgtgacccgcccattgccactttaacttgcaagttCTTCGAGTCGGTGGCTTGATGCGATTGTATAAATGGTCAGAATCTTGTACTTTCGCGTGCAATGACAATTTAAATTTGCCTCAACACAAGCTCAAACATTCATCAGTTACGAAGATTGCGCAATGCGACCTTAACATATTATGCTAATAGACATGACTCATGATATGACCTTCAGAGCTTGCAAAACCTTTGCCGCTATAAACATCTATGCGATATTTGCTAGCAGTGTTTAAATCCTTTGCATGAATCtccagtacctacctacaaataaGGAATAGAATAACCTGACAAATTaaacttagctaagaaccatcttgattaaactagcttttgatttaaaataaacgtATCAaagtcggtccacccgtttaagagctgcgattccagagacagacagatattggcgtTAAACTtacataacacccctctttttacgtcgggggtaaaaaacaAGTACGTATAAACAAGAGAGAATGACATGTCAATAGGACATGCTGACCATAAATGAGTTCAACTAAGCATaatacatgaaactaccgtgagactcactcatattaaatatataatgaCCCGATAACTCACGTCACGCGCACTCGcagcgcgtgttgcagcagccgctgagtcgcgttgctccgaagacgaagggctacggattagcccgaaacatgtcgagctaaactcgatttaagacgtgagttatccgggtcattatatatataatataagcaTAATAACTCAATTTTGTTgtcacattttaattttataatacgagtaGCATCTGGTAGTTCTGTAGCTATGCATTCAGCCGTGTTGAATCTAAATACTTTCACATAGAGTCTATTTTTAAATGCCATAATTAGagacatcttttttttatacgactggaaggcaaacgagcaagtgggtctcctgatggtaagatgtcaccaccgcccataaacatatgcaacaccaggggtattgcaaacgcgttgccaacctagaggcctaagatgggatacctcacgtgccagtaatttcaccggctgtcttactctccacgccgaaacacaacaatgcaagcactgctgcttcacggcaggattagcgagcaagatggtggtagcaatccgggcggacctttcacaaggtcctaccacctgtaatcTACATCTATCGGGTGATTAcgcacattgcgtacatttcaCTTAGGAGAGGGGCAAAGCTAACACTGGATAGGTACTCATAGGTACCCAACAtgttatacggaaccctcggtgcgcgagtccgactcacacggCCGGTTTATTTTACTAACGctagaataattaattaaattaattagaaattaaccatgggtccttggggtttgagtgatgttaatattttcaaatcattgtcgtccaaattgattacggcttcgggtgaccagagggctggctttttcttagcacaaagattaagcattgccatacagcgtggtaatgctgccagccttctgggcaccttaccacctggcagtgattttgggcaacttttttatttataattttagtttgtatgtagttttagttacctttattttgttttatattatacaggcatttcttcgaatgtaataaatacctttattaaataattcattaGGAAATTCTCATTTATTAAAGTAACATTATGACTcattttgttaaacaatttATCTATGACTTAAAtgggtgaaaaatattttattgattaatttccataatttaggggctgtttcaccatccattgattagtgttaactggcggttaggtgtgatgccgtctctatttgttttgttcgagtagacggagacggcatcacatttaaccggctgttaacgctaatcagtggatggtgaaacagccccttagtctagaATCTTAACAATACAGAACGTTATAAATATCCGGAGCAAATATAATTGCCAAGGAATGATTGAACGGATCAGCCACTCGTTTGTTGGATTTGGCAGCCATTTAGCGATAAATCCCAGAATTAAATACGTGTTTGTAAACCGTCTTATGTGACGATAATCCGAATTAAATAGACGGCTGTGTGTTGCTTTATATATACGGCTGTATTAACTAAACTGCTTAggaaatttattaaatcaggcgttactttgcggaggtccatattaatgaactaaaacaattactttgctcacccgcgaccttgcgaTAGCTACGGCTATGCAACAGTATCACCACCACGACACtatgctgacgcgtttcgatctCATcaatagttcatcatcatcagtttgGGTTTgactagtgtgtgtgtgttcttatacacacgtatcacacaaacccaaacTGATTTATGAAGAATTCTTGATGAGATCAAAACGCGTCAGCATAGTGccgtggtggtgatagttgcgTCGATGGTTGGATTGTGGTGGTGgtctgtgtgtgtgtaacacaaaaaaaaagtagtattGTGTTTAAAACCTTGTggaaaggtgataaaaagtcagataatctttgtaacaataagtttcgatgtagttacaaaactaCGACTTTTCCTCAAAAGATTTCGTGaagttttcctgacgtcaagaaattttggatgttttatgatctcgtcttTAGTGTTATAGAATAGAGTAATGCCTAACTCAAGTGTTTTACTGTAACTATGCATATTGCTTAATTAGCAGttagttattataaattacGTAGCATAAGTAATATCTCGGTTATATTGTATTTTGGCTCTCTGACCACTATACTTGATAAAACCACTCATGGGTTTCATTTAACGACCATCCTCTAATAGTCGTTTGCAACATACTtcagtgttaataatttcttgacaaaactgatttcttgacaatttcatgacgggacactTTTATGAGAAATACTCAGCTATCTAAgatcgtgggtgagcaaagtaattggttGTTGTTTATAAACTGTTTAGCATTatcaaaattaagtaagtaggtatataccaAAGAACTATGGCACTCGAGACTCGGTGATGACCTATGGCTCTGAAACTTTTGGTCTCTTAGAGAACCTCAGAGTCACGCAAagagctaaataaataaatatcatgggatacttgacaccaattgacctagtcccaaactaaagaaagcctgtacagtcaacgtcataaataagtaccttgtcgctttcagtcgttacactatttcgtatggcttttcaaaacatgacgttaaaatgacaaggtataaaagtgatcacttatttatgacgttgactgtactatggacactaagcaacggataaacatacttatatagataaacacatacttaaatacatattaaccacccaagacccgagagcaaacatatgtgttattcatacaaatatctgccacggccgggattcgaacccggaaccacaagcttcgtagtcaggttctcaaaccacttggccatccggccgtcAAATGCTATAGCTATGGAAAGAGCAACGTTTGCAGTTTCTTTGCCCGATAGTATCGAATACGGATATTTACTCAAGaaaaagtcatcgacatagctcgaagagtagcaagttgaagtggtaatgggcggccacatcgctcgaagaacttATAACCGTTTAGGGAAGGTCTTCAAGTGGCAAttacgaaccggaagacgaagcgttgactagcctcccactaggtggactgacgacatcgtgagagttgcggggtggatgcaagtggcgaggtgttcattgtggcgttctgagGGGCGGGTTTTTGTCAGGTACTGCCATGTTACGAGTACGAGCACACCTGGGATGACTCGGAGCGGGGCATCTTTTGCAGGCACCTTGTGTGATtgcatcttactcgctaatcctgcgtgaGCAGGCTTgcatgttgtgtttcggcgtggagagtaagacagcggtgtactggcacttgaggtatatcttaggcctctaggttggcaacgcatctgcaaacccccagatgtttatgggcggttgcATCAGGagtcccacttgctcgtttgccatccagtcgaataaaaaaaaaactatacgaaTGTGATGtagcaaaatatttt
Protein-coding regions in this window:
- the LOC141429293 gene encoding uncharacterized protein isoform X2, encoding MLQSLLQPRDNQRPKMIGAMPAVAVRHERRRGEKRGGGRRPSQLPLQLGRPGEGEPTPSPDHGPRLLTDYICGKLLALHAVVGTLLLGIVILVVGVVQLSPGAEAAQHRYYLMGTGAILMSTGVLGCILRCIFLHWFRRKYREEHPAPAHKNGVSTVEAGHDKHDKHDKHERTTHEVKTEKHKLKSQASREVDTLIKQPSAASDA
- the LOC141429293 gene encoding uncharacterized protein isoform X3, translated to MLQSLLQPRDNQRPVAVRHERRRGEKRGGGRRPSQLPLQLGRPGEGEPTPSPDHGPRLLTDYICGKLLALHAVVGTLLLGIVILVVGVVQLSPGAEAAQHRYYLMGTGAILMSTGVLGCILRCIFLHWFRRKYREEHPAPAHKNGVSTVEAGHDKHDKHDKHERTTHEVKTEKHKLKSQASREVDTLIKQPSAASDA
- the LOC141429293 gene encoding uncharacterized protein isoform X4; the protein is MLQSLLQPRDNQRLAVRHERRRGEKRGGGRRPSQLPLQLGRPGEGEPTPSPDHGPRLLTDYICGKLLALHAVVGTLLLGIVILVVGVVQLSPGAEAAQHRYYLMGTGAILMSTGVLGCILRCIFLHWFRRKYREEHPAPAHKNGVSTVEAGHDKHDKHDKHERTTHEVKTEKHKLKSQASREVDTLIKQPSAASDA